In Rhineura floridana isolate rRhiFlo1 chromosome 1, rRhiFlo1.hap2, whole genome shotgun sequence, the following proteins share a genomic window:
- the PHAX gene encoding phosphorylated adapter RNA export protein isoform X1 — MALESRRMEQDVEDGEVLDSDCEMPVSAAARSPQQKQHNNSSARSFPSSISPCAPSVPYRTTKSVDSSDESFSDSDEDSCLWKRKRQKCSNLPPTKPDPFQFGQISQKQITVGGKKINNIWAAVLQEQNQDAVASELGILGMEGSIDRSRASEAYNYMLAKKLMKESEPEVIESLDKELDEYMQDDKKTLPEEENGQGILKRKRPVKERLGERQEMNYKGRYEITEEDSEEKVADEIAYRLCEPKKDLISRVVKIIGKKKSIELLMETAEVEQNGGLFIVSGTRRRTPGGVYLNLLKSTPSITGEQIKDIFYAENQKEYENKKAAKKRRIQVLGKKMKKAIKGLNLQEYDDASRETFASDTNEALASLDDLQEGHSEMKLDPEDAIEIDHSHDLDLF; from the exons ATGGCGTTGGAGTCTCGAAGGATGGAGCAGGACGTGGAAGACGGAGAGGTTTTGGACTCGGACTGCGAAATGCCGGTCTCCGCCGCTGCCAGGAGCCCCCAGCAG AAACAACACAATAACAGCTCAGCCAGATCTTTCCCAAGCAGCATTTCTCCCTGTGCACCAAGTGTCCCTTATCGCACAACCAAAAGTGTGGATTCAAGTGATGAAAGCTTCTCTGATTCAGATGAAGACAGCTGTCTATGGAAGCGAAAGCGACAGAAATGTTCTAACCTTCCTCCCACTAAACCAGATCCTTTCCAGTTTGGCCAAATCTCTCAGAAACAGATTACTGTAGGGGGTAAAAaaatcaacaacatctgggctgCGGTGCTTCAGGAGCAGAACCAAGATGCTGTGGCCTCAGAACTTGGGATTCTAGGAATGGAGGGAAGCATTGATAGAAGCCGGGCATCAGAGGCTTACAACTACATGTTGGCGAAAAAGCTGATGAAAGAATCTGAGCCAGAAGTGATTGAGTCATTAGATAAAGAGTTGGATGAATATATGCAAGATgacaaaaagacattgccagagGAGGAAAATGGACAAGGCATCTTGAAAAGGAAACGGCCTGttaaagagagattgggtgaaaGACAAGAAATGAATTACAAAGGGAGGTATGAAATTACTGAAGAAGATTCTGAGGAAAAAGTGGCAGATGAAATTGCCTACCG gCTTTGTGAACCGAAGAAGGATCTGATCTCACGGGTAGTAAAAATCATTgggaaaaaaaaatctattgaACTACTGATGGAAACTGCTGAAGTGGAACAAAATGGAGGCCTTTTCATAGTG AGTGGCACTAGAAGAAGAACACCAGGAGGGGTTTATTTAAATTTGCTGAAAAGCACACCTAGCATAACTGGAGAACAAATCAAG GATATCTTCTATGCTGAAAACCAAAAGGAGTATGAGAACAAGAAAGCTGCAAAGAAGAGAAGAATTCAAGTCCTGGGGAAAAAGATGAAGAAAGCTATTAAAGGGCTCAACCTTCAAGAATACGATGATGCCTCTCGAGAGACTTTTGCTAGTGACACAAATGAGGCACTGGCT
- the PHAX gene encoding phosphorylated adapter RNA export protein isoform X2, which translates to MALESRRMEQDVEDGEVLDSDCEMPVSAAARSPQQKQHNNSSARSFPSSISPCAPSVPYRTTKSVDSSDESFSDSDEDSCLWKRKRQKCSNLPPTKPDPFQFGQISQKQITVGGKKINNIWAAVLQEQNQDAVASELGILGMEGSIDRSRASEAYNYMLAKKLMKESEPEVIESLDKELDEYMQDDKKTLPEEENGQGILKRKRPVKERLGERQEMNYKGRYEITEEDSEEKVADEIAYRLCEPKKDLISRVVKIIGKKKSIELLMETAEVEQNGGLFIVSGTRRRTPGGVYLNLLKSTPSITGEQIKTYRAWGWDTLKEHPPPHQLACVL; encoded by the exons ATGGCGTTGGAGTCTCGAAGGATGGAGCAGGACGTGGAAGACGGAGAGGTTTTGGACTCGGACTGCGAAATGCCGGTCTCCGCCGCTGCCAGGAGCCCCCAGCAG AAACAACACAATAACAGCTCAGCCAGATCTTTCCCAAGCAGCATTTCTCCCTGTGCACCAAGTGTCCCTTATCGCACAACCAAAAGTGTGGATTCAAGTGATGAAAGCTTCTCTGATTCAGATGAAGACAGCTGTCTATGGAAGCGAAAGCGACAGAAATGTTCTAACCTTCCTCCCACTAAACCAGATCCTTTCCAGTTTGGCCAAATCTCTCAGAAACAGATTACTGTAGGGGGTAAAAaaatcaacaacatctgggctgCGGTGCTTCAGGAGCAGAACCAAGATGCTGTGGCCTCAGAACTTGGGATTCTAGGAATGGAGGGAAGCATTGATAGAAGCCGGGCATCAGAGGCTTACAACTACATGTTGGCGAAAAAGCTGATGAAAGAATCTGAGCCAGAAGTGATTGAGTCATTAGATAAAGAGTTGGATGAATATATGCAAGATgacaaaaagacattgccagagGAGGAAAATGGACAAGGCATCTTGAAAAGGAAACGGCCTGttaaagagagattgggtgaaaGACAAGAAATGAATTACAAAGGGAGGTATGAAATTACTGAAGAAGATTCTGAGGAAAAAGTGGCAGATGAAATTGCCTACCG gCTTTGTGAACCGAAGAAGGATCTGATCTCACGGGTAGTAAAAATCATTgggaaaaaaaaatctattgaACTACTGATGGAAACTGCTGAAGTGGAACAAAATGGAGGCCTTTTCATAGTG AGTGGCACTAGAAGAAGAACACCAGGAGGGGTTTATTTAAATTTGCTGAAAAGCACACCTAGCATAACTGGAGAACAAATCAAG ACTTACAGAGCTTGGGGCTGGGATACCTTGAAGGAACACCCACCTCCACATCAACTTGCCTGTGTGCTATGA